The Bifidobacterium animalis subsp. animalis ATCC 25527 genome has a segment encoding these proteins:
- a CDS encoding PAC2 family protein: protein MVAAFDGWNDACQSATNVIRHLVSRYRSLEIGHINKDGYYDYQSARPMQCTIQGSRCILWPQTAFYDIAVSDSLHILAQLGPEPNYQWLEYCRDSLRFAEQYDVERIVTLGSMLAECPHTRPLPIDISNNGKPLDPDYEYNGPIGITHALDTMAIEQGFATTSLWVSIPRYLGSADPCPQATLTLLRELGEILGLDLPVGAIENKAKQWRSRCDVTVRNNADLEHFVSQLERDSDLHQHAKELSSAGAPMAEQLVQEAEAFLRDQD from the coding sequence ATGGTCGCGGCCTTCGACGGCTGGAATGACGCATGCCAGAGTGCCACCAATGTGATTCGGCATCTGGTCTCCCGTTATAGGTCTTTGGAGATTGGCCACATCAACAAAGACGGTTACTATGATTACCAATCCGCCCGTCCGATGCAGTGCACCATTCAGGGTTCCCGTTGCATTCTATGGCCGCAGACCGCTTTCTACGACATCGCAGTGAGCGACTCGCTCCATATTCTTGCGCAATTGGGACCGGAGCCGAACTACCAGTGGCTTGAATACTGCCGCGATAGCCTGCGTTTCGCCGAACAATATGACGTCGAACGCATTGTCACGCTGGGCTCCATGCTGGCGGAGTGCCCGCACACGCGTCCACTGCCCATCGATATCTCGAACAACGGCAAGCCGCTGGATCCCGATTATGAATACAACGGGCCAATCGGAATCACGCATGCGCTTGACACGATGGCCATCGAACAGGGATTTGCCACCACATCCTTGTGGGTTTCCATCCCCCGCTATCTCGGGTCCGCTGATCCATGCCCACAGGCAACCCTGACACTGTTGCGGGAGCTCGGCGAGATCTTGGGGCTCGATCTTCCAGTGGGTGCCATAGAGAACAAGGCGAAGCAATGGCGTTCTCGTTGCGACGTCACCGTGCGCAACAACGCCGACCTCGAGCATTTCGTGAGTCAGCTGGAACGTGATTCTGATCTGCATCAGCATGCCAAGGAGCTCTCTTCGGCGGGGGCGCCGATGGCCGAACAGCTGGTACAGGAGGCCGAGGCATTCCTGCGGGATCAGGATTGA
- a CDS encoding undecaprenyl-diphosphate phosphatase: protein MNFFQAIFLGLVQALTEYLPVSSSAHVRIVGDLMLGGDPGAAFTAIIQIGTELAVLLYFRHDIWNILKSWCLCLAGKEGKDRASRFGAHNKDARLGWYIIIATIPILIAGVLFQHAIETTLRNLWITVAMLFVFGVILWIVDDRARQVKTLDDMNTKDAIWFGIGQMLALIPGVSRSGGTITFGRAMGYKREAAVRAAFLMAIPAVFGAGILEAVKAIKDVNADAMFPGWGATIAATVVAFVVGYIVIIGFLKFVSTYSYKAFAIYRIALAVIVAILLLCGVLSPLEGIPVSGNA, encoded by the coding sequence ATGAATTTCTTCCAGGCCATATTCCTCGGACTGGTGCAGGCACTCACCGAATACCTGCCGGTGTCCTCCAGCGCCCATGTCCGCATCGTCGGCGATCTCATGCTCGGCGGAGACCCAGGTGCCGCGTTCACCGCCATCATCCAGATCGGAACCGAATTGGCGGTGCTGCTGTATTTCCGCCACGACATCTGGAACATCCTGAAGTCCTGGTGTCTGTGCCTCGCCGGCAAGGAAGGGAAGGACAGGGCCTCTCGTTTCGGAGCACATAACAAGGACGCTCGTCTGGGCTGGTACATCATCATCGCCACCATCCCGATTCTCATCGCGGGCGTACTGTTCCAGCATGCCATTGAGACGACGCTGCGCAATCTATGGATCACGGTGGCCATGCTGTTCGTATTCGGCGTGATCCTGTGGATTGTCGACGACCGCGCCCGCCAGGTCAAGACACTCGACGACATGAACACGAAGGATGCGATCTGGTTTGGCATCGGCCAGATGCTTGCACTTATTCCGGGCGTGTCACGCTCCGGCGGCACCATCACCTTCGGACGAGCAATGGGGTACAAACGCGAGGCGGCAGTGCGCGCCGCATTCCTCATGGCCATACCCGCCGTGTTCGGCGCGGGCATTCTCGAAGCCGTCAAGGCGATCAAAGACGTCAATGCCGACGCGATGTTCCCCGGATGGGGCGCAACCATCGCCGCCACTGTCGTGGCATTTGTGGTCGGTTACATCGTGATCATTGGATTCCTCAAATTCGTATCCACCTATTCCTACAAGGCCTTCGCCATCTATCGCATCGCTCTGGCCGTCATCGTGGCTATCTTGCTGCTGTGCGGCGTGCTCTCACCGCTGGAGGGCATTCCGGTCTCCGGTAATGCCTGA
- a CDS encoding fructosamine kinase family protein — MGAEYRKSRRNAPRGFFECEGKGLEWLGEAQAQGGPRVVKVYGWGDDYLDIERVTPAMPTGKAAFEFGAALAHMHDAGAPYFGSAPKGYDGTCYFGPLQDPVPMDTGEWRDPATYLAEGRLRPMVQMGIERGSLRDADMDLTNEVIDALPELLDRAGEDRPARVHGDLWSGNVMWTADTGETQAVLIDPAAHGGHREEDLAMLHLFGMSYLTEITDGYMSVHPLKAGWQERIMIWQLYPIAGHCVFFGGGYVSEYREMCRSLLR; from the coding sequence ATGGGTGCAGAATACCGTAAGAGTCGCAGGAATGCGCCACGGGGCTTCTTCGAATGCGAGGGCAAAGGCCTTGAGTGGCTTGGCGAGGCGCAGGCGCAGGGCGGTCCGCGTGTGGTGAAGGTGTATGGCTGGGGTGACGATTACCTTGACATCGAACGTGTGACCCCCGCGATGCCCACGGGGAAAGCTGCCTTCGAATTCGGTGCCGCACTTGCGCATATGCATGATGCTGGCGCGCCGTATTTTGGATCGGCTCCGAAGGGATATGACGGCACCTGTTATTTCGGACCCCTGCAGGATCCTGTGCCGATGGACACCGGCGAGTGGCGGGATCCGGCAACATATTTGGCCGAAGGCCGTCTGCGACCGATGGTTCAGATGGGAATCGAACGCGGGTCGTTGCGTGATGCCGACATGGATCTTACCAACGAGGTCATCGATGCGCTTCCGGAACTGCTCGACAGGGCCGGCGAAGATAGGCCCGCTCGTGTGCATGGCGACTTGTGGAGCGGCAATGTGATGTGGACGGCAGACACCGGCGAGACGCAGGCCGTGCTCATTGATCCCGCGGCCCATGGCGGACACCGGGAGGAGGATCTCGCCATGCTCCATCTGTTCGGCATGAGTTATCTGACGGAGATCACCGATGGCTACATGTCGGTGCATCCGCTGAAGGCGGGTTGGCAGGAGCGCATCATGATATGGCAGCTCTACCCCATTGCGGGCCACTGCGTGTTCTTCGGCGGCGGCTATGTGAGCGAGTATCGGGAGATGTGCCGTTCGCTGCTGAGGTGA